The DNA segment AGCCACGGTTTCGTCCGCTTCGACACGGGGGAGTGCAGCCTCTGCCTGCACGCCGGCCGGGACGGCGACCTCGGCGAGTACCCCACGACGGTGGTTTTCGCGGTCGACGACATCGACGACGCCCGGGCGGACCTCCTCGATCACGACGTCGAAATGGGCGAAATTCGGTCGCCGGCGCCCGGGAAACGGGTCTGTGACGGCCGCGATCCCGAGGGAAACCCGTTCTCGATCGAGTCGGCAGACTAGTCTGGATCAGGCCGGACCGGACTCGGCGCCGGCGAATTCGAAGCGGGCGCCGCCCTCCCGGCTTTCGGTCACGGAGACGTTCCACCCGTGCGCCCGGGCGATCTCCGAGACGATCCCCAGTCCGAACCCCGTCCCGTCGGCAGCACCCGTAAATCCCATTTCGAGGACCTGATCGCGATCGTCCAGGTCGATGCCCTCGCCGTCGTCGGCGACGAAGAAGCCGGCGTCGACGGCGCCCTCGATCGACCCGACCGTGACCGAAAGCGGCGGCTCGTCGACGGCGTCCGACGACCGATCGTCGCCCTCGTCCGGCCGTTCGAGACTCACGTCCGGCGACCCGTGCTCGATCGCGTTCCGGTAGAGGTTTTCGAACACTTCCTCGAGTCGCGGGCGGTCGGCTTCGATCGTCGTCTCGGTTTCGACGACCAGTTCGGCCGCACCGGTCTCGACGTGGTCCCAGGCCGAGCGAGCGGCCTCGTCAAGCGAAATGGGCTCGGTCTCGCCGACCACCTCGCCTTTCTTCGCCAACGTCAGTAGTTCGTCGATCATCTGATCCATGCGTTCGAGTTCACCGACGACCGTCGAGAGGTGATCGGCCGACGGATCATCGACGGCCAGTTCCGCGTAGCCCATCGCGATGGAAAGCGGGTTGCGCAGGTCGTGGCTCACGACGCTGGTGAACGACTCGAGGCGTTCGTTCTGCCGTTCGAGTTCGCGTTCGCGATCCTTCAGCGTCGAGATATCGGTGTATATCAAGTACCCACGTCGCACGTCATCGGCCCCCGTCGGGACCGTCCGAAGCAGAAAGGTACGCGGCCCCTCACCGGTCTGTCGAACGACTTCGGTGTCGTGACGCTCGCCCGCGTTCATCGCCGCCTGA comes from the Halovivax cerinus genome and includes:
- a CDS encoding histidine kinase dimerization/phospho-acceptor domain-containing protein; this encodes MASTDEARAQLYDLVADLETAEASADVYELAVDWVAEKLGYADCGVLVPDENRFVPAAARARTLQANVTPLGVEEGIAGRTYRTGESQVIDDVRDVTTARPTSDAYRSVLSVSIGEHGVLQILSDAVGAFDDRDREMVERLATHVERSLERISHESAITRERDRFAALFENVSDAVIEYRVQEETVRIERVNASFVRHFEYEPSEAIDRSVQTLLVPELDSAPIEYQAAMNAGERHDTEVVRQTGEGPRTFLLRTVPTGADDVRRGYLIYTDISTLKDRERELERQNERLESFTSVVSHDLRNPLSIAMGYAELAVDDPSADHLSTVVGELERMDQMIDELLTLAKKGEVVGETEPISLDEAARSAWDHVETGAAELVVETETTIEADRPRLEEVFENLYRNAIEHGSPDVSLERPDEGDDRSSDAVDEPPLSVTVGSIEGAVDAGFFVADDGEGIDLDDRDQVLEMGFTGAADGTGFGLGIVSEIARAHGWNVSVTESREGGARFEFAGAESGPA
- a CDS encoding VOC family protein translates to MDEFNRISDVIRYAEDVERLAAFYSDVFDLEIAGGDPSHGFVRFDTGECSLCLHAGRDGDLGEYPTTVVFAVDDIDDARADLLDHDVEMGEIRSPAPGKRVCDGRDPEGNPFSIESAD